The Cellulomonas wangleii genome includes a region encoding these proteins:
- the fbaA gene encoding class II fructose-bisphosphate aldolase codes for MPIATPEVYAEMIDRAKAGKFAYPAVNITSSQTVTAAIQGFAEAESDGIIQVSVGGAEYASGSTVKNRVSGTLALAAYATEVAKNYGVTIALHTDHCVKKNLDSWVRPLLALEAEQVKRGENPTFQSHMFDGSDIPLDENLVIAAELLELSQAARTILEIEVGVVGGEEDGHEAEINEKLYTTAEDGLKTVEALGAGEKGRYLTALTFGNVHGVYKPGAVKLRPSILADIQREVGAKIGKESPFDLVFHGGSGSTAAEIAEAVDNGVIKMNIDTDTQYAFTRPVVGHMFTNYDGVLKIDGEVGNKKAYDPRAWGKLAEAGMAARIVEACQQLRSAGTRIS; via the coding sequence ATGCCCATCGCCACCCCCGAGGTCTACGCCGAGATGATCGACCGGGCGAAGGCCGGCAAGTTCGCCTACCCCGCCGTCAACATCACGTCGTCCCAGACCGTCACCGCCGCCATCCAGGGCTTCGCGGAGGCCGAGTCGGACGGCATCATCCAGGTCTCCGTCGGTGGCGCCGAGTACGCCTCCGGCTCGACCGTCAAGAACCGCGTCTCCGGCACGCTCGCGCTCGCCGCGTACGCCACCGAGGTCGCCAAGAACTACGGCGTGACCATCGCGCTGCACACCGACCACTGCGTCAAGAAGAACCTCGACTCGTGGGTCCGCCCGCTCCTCGCCCTCGAGGCGGAGCAGGTCAAGCGCGGCGAGAACCCGACGTTCCAGTCGCACATGTTCGACGGCTCGGACATCCCGCTGGACGAGAACCTCGTCATCGCGGCCGAGCTCCTCGAGCTCTCGCAGGCGGCCCGCACGATCCTCGAGATCGAGGTCGGCGTCGTCGGTGGCGAGGAGGACGGCCACGAGGCCGAGATCAACGAGAAGCTCTACACCACGGCCGAGGACGGTCTGAAGACCGTCGAGGCGCTCGGTGCGGGCGAGAAGGGCCGCTACCTGACGGCCCTCACGTTCGGCAACGTGCACGGCGTCTACAAGCCTGGTGCGGTCAAGCTGCGCCCGTCGATCCTCGCGGACATCCAGCGTGAGGTCGGCGCGAAGATCGGCAAGGAGTCGCCGTTCGACCTCGTCTTCCACGGCGGGTCCGGGTCGACGGCCGCGGAGATCGCCGAGGCGGTCGACAACGGCGTCATCAAGATGAACATCGACACCGACACGCAGTACGCGTTCACGCGCCCGGTCGTCGGCCACATGTTCACCAACTACGACGGCGTCCTGAAGATCGACGGCGAGGTCGGCAACAAGAAGGCGTACGACCCGCGCGCGTGGGGCAAGCTGGCCGAGGCCGGCATGGCCGCCCGCATCGTCGAGGCGTGCCAGCAGCTGCGCTCGGCGGGCACCCGGATCTCCTGA
- a CDS encoding STAS domain-containing protein, which produces MGTDRTRIVLSGEVDADLGPELQEATAEAEQRGLPIEVDAHHVTFMDSSGVAFLARLSIRSEHRVRLLRVPPTVRFLLEVTRIGELLDVVDDDDAPFQPVEPTS; this is translated from the coding sequence GTGGGGACCGACCGCACCCGCATCGTCCTGTCGGGCGAGGTGGACGCGGACCTCGGCCCCGAGCTCCAGGAGGCCACGGCAGAGGCGGAGCAGCGTGGTCTGCCGATCGAGGTGGACGCGCACCACGTCACGTTCATGGACTCGTCGGGCGTGGCCTTCCTCGCCCGGCTGTCGATCCGCAGCGAGCACCGCGTGCGCCTGCTGCGCGTGCCGCCCACCGTGCGCTTCCTCCTCGAGGTGACGCGCATCGGCGAGCTGCTCGACGTGGTCGACGACGACGACGCCCCGTTCCAGCCGGTCGAGCCCACGTCCTGA
- the eda gene encoding bifunctional 4-hydroxy-2-oxoglutarate aldolase/2-dehydro-3-deoxy-phosphogluconate aldolase: protein MDTLDQLAAARLVPVVVLDDAADAAPLAAALVAGGLPVAEVTFRTAAAPDAIRVMSERGDLLVGAGTVLTAAQVDQAVAAGASYVVSPGLSRAVVERCQEHGVLALPGAVTATEIQAALELGLTTVKFFPAGTSGGPKAIAALAAPFGGVGFVPTGGVSAANLHEYLDVPAVVAVGGSWMVGKDLVRAGDFATVTRLTAEAVALTRR, encoded by the coding sequence ATGGACACCCTGGACCAGCTCGCCGCCGCCCGGCTCGTCCCGGTCGTCGTGCTCGACGACGCCGCCGACGCCGCGCCGCTCGCCGCCGCGCTCGTCGCGGGCGGGCTCCCCGTGGCCGAGGTGACCTTCCGCACCGCCGCGGCCCCCGACGCCATCCGCGTCATGAGCGAGCGCGGCGACCTGCTCGTCGGCGCCGGCACCGTCCTGACCGCCGCACAGGTCGACCAGGCCGTCGCGGCGGGCGCCTCGTACGTCGTCTCCCCCGGGCTGAGCCGGGCCGTCGTCGAGCGGTGCCAGGAGCACGGCGTGCTCGCCCTGCCCGGTGCGGTCACCGCCACCGAGATCCAGGCCGCGCTCGAGCTCGGCCTGACGACCGTGAAGTTCTTCCCCGCCGGCACGTCGGGCGGCCCGAAGGCGATCGCCGCCCTCGCGGCCCCGTTCGGCGGGGTGGGGTTCGTCCCCACCGGCGGTGTCAGCGCCGCGAACCTCCACGAGTACCTCGACGTGCCCGCCGTCGTCGCCGTCGGCGGCTCGTGGATGGTGGGCAAGGACCTCGTGCGTGCCGGCGACTTCGCAACCGTCACCCGCCTCACCGCCGAGGCCGTCGCCCTCACCCGGCGCTGA
- a CDS encoding TrmH family RNA methyltransferase — MPRSDDPAGQEGSVAGAAQAGPAVGGPPDEVGVGPWPGGPAAWPRLPGTDRLDPRYDPELLAHGDRRNVVDAYRYRTVEAIVADLDSRRHPFHVAIENWAHDLNIGSVVRTANAFNAAGVHVVGRRRWNRRGAMVTDRYLHVHHHADAAALAAWAAGAGPDGGRLPVVGLDNVPGSVPIEGYALPRACVLLLGQESTGLTAAAQDVCDVVLHITQHGSTRSLNAGAAAAIAMHTWMVQHVTPPGGAGAH, encoded by the coding sequence ATGCCGCGATCGGACGACCCTGCAGGTCAGGAAGGCTCCGTCGCGGGTGCGGCGCAGGCCGGCCCGGCGGTGGGCGGCCCGCCGGACGAGGTCGGCGTCGGGCCCTGGCCCGGGGGCCCGGCGGCCTGGCCACGGCTGCCCGGCACGGACCGCCTCGACCCCCGCTACGACCCCGAGCTGCTCGCGCACGGCGACCGGCGCAACGTCGTCGACGCCTACCGCTACCGGACGGTCGAGGCGATCGTGGCCGACCTCGACAGCCGGCGGCACCCGTTCCACGTCGCGATCGAGAACTGGGCGCACGACCTCAACATCGGCTCGGTGGTGCGCACGGCCAACGCGTTCAACGCCGCGGGTGTGCACGTCGTCGGGCGTCGTCGCTGGAACCGGCGCGGCGCGATGGTGACGGACCGCTACCTGCACGTGCACCACCACGCCGACGCGGCGGCGCTCGCGGCGTGGGCCGCCGGCGCCGGGCCGGACGGCGGGCGCCTGCCGGTCGTCGGCCTCGACAACGTGCCCGGGTCGGTACCGATCGAGGGGTACGCGCTGCCGCGCGCGTGCGTCCTGCTGCTGGGGCAGGAGTCCACGGGGCTGACCGCCGCGGCGCAGGACGTCTGCGACGTCGTCCTGCACATCACCCAGCACGGCAGCACGCGGTCGCTGAACGCGGGCGCGGCGGCGGCGATCGCCATGCACACGTGGATGGTGCAGCACGTGACGCCGCCCGGCGGCGCCGGCGCGCACTGA
- a CDS encoding IclR family transcriptional regulator yields MAPPQDEAPVAGDAVGAGASPVEAVDRALRVLEALAAAGPHGTGLAELASGLGLNKTTVHRTLAALRHRGFATQEPSGRYVLGPAATRLGDDYLGDENLPVLLHPALVALSRDVDELVHLGVLGGREVVYLDKVEPERPVRVWSAIGRRSPAVTTALGRALLAYRGTDRAALAGYLTAGEVDAEHVWDVLERARRTGYATEVEENEAGISCLAVPLVRAGAAVAAVSVTAPVERMTPGRVAELHAAVLRVLPPLLPDGLTLPHP; encoded by the coding sequence ATGGCACCCCCGCAGGACGAGGCACCGGTCGCCGGTGACGCCGTCGGCGCGGGGGCGTCACCGGTCGAGGCCGTCGACCGGGCGCTGCGGGTGCTCGAGGCGCTGGCGGCTGCCGGGCCGCACGGCACCGGGCTGGCGGAGCTCGCGTCGGGGCTGGGGCTGAACAAGACGACCGTGCACCGCACGCTCGCCGCGCTGCGCCACCGCGGTTTCGCGACGCAGGAGCCGTCCGGCCGGTACGTGCTCGGCCCCGCGGCGACGCGGCTGGGTGACGACTACCTCGGCGACGAGAACCTGCCCGTGCTGCTGCACCCCGCGCTCGTGGCGCTGAGCCGGGACGTCGACGAGCTGGTCCACCTGGGCGTGCTCGGCGGGCGCGAGGTCGTCTACCTCGACAAGGTCGAGCCCGAGCGCCCGGTGCGCGTCTGGTCGGCGATCGGGCGCCGCAGCCCCGCGGTCACCACCGCGCTCGGTCGGGCGCTCCTGGCGTACCGCGGGACCGACCGCGCGGCGCTCGCCGGCTACCTCACGGCGGGCGAGGTCGACGCCGAGCACGTCTGGGACGTCCTCGAGCGGGCGCGCCGCACGGGGTACGCGACGGAGGTCGAGGAGAACGAGGCGGGCATCAGCTGCCTCGCGGTGCCGCTCGTGCGCGCGGGTGCAGCGGTCGCGGCGGTGTCGGTCACCGCCCCGGTCGAGCGCATGACGCCCGGACGCGTCGCGGAGCTGCACGCCGCCGTGCTGCGCGTGCTGCCGCCCCTGCTGCCGGACGGGCTCACCCTCCCCCACCCGTGA
- a CDS encoding sugar kinase, with protein sequence MSSLPIRPAAECRYDVVSLGEVMLRLDPGEGRIRTARQFRAWEGGGEYNVARGLRRAFGLRAAVVTALADNEVGRLVEDLVLTGGVDTSFIRWVPYDGIGRGVRNGLNFTERGFGVRGAVGVSDRGLTAASQMKPGDVDWDHLFGDLGVRWLHTGGIYAALSGTTAELVVEAVTAAKRHGTVVSYDLNYRPSLWKAIGGQATAQEVNRRIAEHVDVMIGNEEDFTASLGFEVEGVDENISAIEVDAFAAMIEQAAAAYPNFQVIGTTLRTVHSASCNDWGAIAWSRDTGVVQATYRERLEILDRVGGGDSFASGLIYGLLDGQPLATAVEYGAAHGALAMTTPGDTTMVTKAEVLKLAGGGSARVDR encoded by the coding sequence ATGAGCAGCCTGCCCATCCGCCCCGCGGCCGAGTGCCGCTACGACGTCGTCTCCCTCGGCGAGGTGATGCTGCGCCTCGACCCGGGCGAGGGCCGCATCCGCACCGCCCGGCAGTTCCGCGCGTGGGAGGGCGGCGGCGAGTACAACGTCGCCCGCGGCCTGCGCCGCGCGTTCGGCCTGCGCGCGGCCGTCGTCACCGCTCTGGCCGACAACGAGGTCGGCCGCCTGGTCGAGGACCTCGTCCTCACCGGCGGCGTCGACACCTCGTTCATCCGGTGGGTGCCCTACGACGGCATCGGCCGCGGCGTGCGCAACGGCCTGAACTTCACCGAGCGCGGGTTCGGCGTCCGCGGTGCCGTCGGGGTCTCCGACCGCGGCCTGACCGCGGCCTCGCAGATGAAGCCCGGCGACGTCGACTGGGACCACCTGTTCGGGGACCTGGGCGTGCGCTGGCTGCACACCGGCGGCATCTACGCCGCGCTCAGCGGGACGACGGCCGAGCTCGTCGTCGAGGCGGTGACCGCCGCGAAGCGTCACGGCACCGTCGTGTCCTACGACCTCAACTACCGGCCCTCGCTGTGGAAGGCCATCGGCGGGCAGGCGACGGCCCAGGAGGTCAACCGGCGCATCGCCGAGCACGTGGACGTCATGATCGGTAACGAGGAGGACTTCACGGCCTCCCTCGGGTTCGAGGTCGAGGGCGTCGACGAGAACATCTCCGCCATCGAGGTCGACGCGTTCGCCGCGATGATCGAGCAGGCCGCCGCCGCGTACCCGAACTTCCAGGTCATCGGCACCACGCTGCGCACCGTGCACTCGGCGTCCTGCAACGACTGGGGCGCGATCGCGTGGTCCCGCGACACCGGGGTCGTGCAGGCGACGTACCGCGAGCGCCTCGAGATCCTCGACCGCGTCGGCGGCGGCGACTCGTTCGCGTCCGGGCTGATCTACGGCCTGCTCGACGGGCAGCCGCTGGCGACCGCCGTCGAGTACGGCGCCGCGCACGGCGCGCTCGCCATGACCACGCCCGGCGACACCACGATGGTGACGAAGGCCGAGGTCCTCAAGCTGGCGGGCGGGGGCAGCGCGCGGGTCGACCGGTGA